The Halosimplex litoreum genome has a window encoding:
- a CDS encoding NAD(P)/FAD-dependent oxidoreductase, whose translation MSSETADHRRLIIAGSGIAGLTAAIYAARSNLDPLVLEGDEPGGQLTLTTDVENYPGFPEGVGGTELVNDMKAQAKQFGAEITHGIVTDVDDEGRPFEVELNTGDTYTADAVIAASGASARTLGIPGEDDLMGFGVSTCATCDGAFFRGEDMVVVGGGDAAFEEADFLTRFADTVYLVHRREEFRAEDYWVDRLMDKVDDGDVEIMRNTELLEVHGSQEAGVDHVTLAENESGHPSEKLDDSETETFDFDVGAVFVAIGHTPNTDYLEDTGVELDDEGYVNTRGSRGGGEGGDQTATGVEGLFAAGDVVDHHYQQAITAGGMGCKAAIDADDYLEREVPTAGETEAAAEADD comes from the coding sequence ATGAGTTCAGAGACGGCCGACCACCGACGGCTTATCATCGCGGGATCTGGTATCGCGGGGCTGACGGCCGCCATCTACGCGGCGCGGTCGAACCTCGACCCGCTCGTGCTGGAGGGCGACGAGCCCGGCGGACAGCTCACGCTGACGACCGACGTCGAGAACTATCCCGGTTTCCCCGAGGGCGTCGGCGGCACGGAGCTAGTCAACGACATGAAGGCCCAGGCCAAGCAGTTCGGTGCCGAGATCACCCACGGGATCGTCACCGACGTCGACGACGAGGGCCGACCCTTCGAAGTCGAACTCAACACCGGCGACACCTACACCGCCGACGCGGTCATCGCCGCCAGCGGTGCGAGCGCCCGCACGCTGGGGATCCCCGGCGAGGACGACCTGATGGGCTTCGGCGTCTCGACGTGTGCGACCTGCGACGGCGCCTTCTTCCGTGGCGAGGACATGGTCGTCGTCGGCGGCGGCGACGCCGCCTTCGAGGAGGCCGACTTCCTGACTCGCTTCGCCGACACCGTCTACCTGGTCCACCGCCGGGAGGAGTTCCGCGCCGAGGACTACTGGGTCGACCGCCTGATGGACAAAGTCGACGACGGCGACGTGGAGATCATGCGAAACACCGAACTGCTGGAAGTCCACGGTTCCCAGGAGGCGGGCGTCGACCACGTCACCCTCGCGGAAAACGAGTCGGGCCACCCCTCGGAGAAGCTCGACGACTCCGAGACCGAGACCTTCGACTTCGACGTGGGCGCCGTCTTCGTCGCCATCGGCCACACGCCGAACACGGACTACCTCGAAGACACAGGCGTCGAACTCGACGACGAGGGCTACGTGAACACGCGGGGTAGCCGCGGCGGCGGCGAGGGCGGAGACCAGACCGCGACCGGCGTCGAGGGGCTGTTCGCCGCGGGCGACGTGGTCGACCACCACTACCAGCAGGCGATCACCGCCGGCGGCATGGGCTGCAAGGCCGCGATCGACGCCGACGACTACCTCGAACGCGAGGTTCCGACTGCCGGGGAGACCGAGGCGGCCGCCGAAGCCGACGACTGA
- a CDS encoding DUF7545 family protein, which produces MAESETVTLTLESDEDTDELEVPAALIEMLAEGDEAPPEVVGDIAMFGLAQRIHSATHHSEGEVSDEIAEAETLTLDLFEKRFGNSFAELTGHSH; this is translated from the coding sequence ATGGCAGAATCCGAGACGGTCACGCTCACGCTCGAATCCGACGAGGACACGGACGAACTCGAAGTCCCCGCTGCGCTGATCGAGATGCTCGCCGAGGGCGACGAGGCGCCGCCCGAGGTCGTCGGCGACATCGCCATGTTCGGCCTCGCCCAGCGCATCCACAGCGCCACTCACCACAGCGAAGGCGAGGTCAGCGACGAGATCGCCGAGGCCGAGACGCTCACTCTGGACCTGTTCGAGAAGCGGTTCGGCAACTCGTTCGCGGAACTAACCGGCCACAGCCACTGA
- a CDS encoding 2,5-diamino-6-(ribosylamino)-4(3H)-pyrimidinone 5'-phosphate reductase produces the protein MYVVVNAAMSADGKLSTREREQVEISGPADFDRVDALRAESDAVMVGVGTVLADDPSLTVDDDARRERRRDAGKPENPARIVADSRVRTPHDARVLDDRADTYLLTSEAAPQDFVAEISEAGAEVVSAGEQQVDLPEALAQLEDHGIERLMVEGGGELIFSLFAADMVDELSTFVGPAVIGGWKAPTLADGDGFVGEFPELSLRDVERVDDGVLIRWDVP, from the coding sequence ATGTACGTCGTCGTCAACGCGGCCATGAGCGCCGACGGGAAGCTGTCGACCCGCGAGCGCGAACAGGTGGAGATCAGCGGCCCCGCCGACTTCGACCGCGTCGACGCTTTGCGCGCCGAGAGCGACGCCGTCATGGTCGGCGTCGGCACCGTCCTCGCGGACGACCCCTCGCTGACCGTCGACGACGACGCCCGCCGCGAACGCCGTCGCGACGCCGGCAAGCCCGAGAACCCCGCCCGTATCGTCGCCGACTCTCGGGTCCGCACCCCTCACGACGCTCGCGTCCTCGACGACCGCGCCGACACCTACCTCCTGACGAGCGAGGCCGCCCCGCAGGACTTCGTCGCCGAGATCTCCGAGGCCGGCGCGGAGGTCGTCTCGGCCGGCGAGCAGCAGGTCGACCTCCCCGAGGCGCTCGCACAGCTCGAAGACCACGGCATCGAGCGCCTGATGGTCGAGGGCGGCGGCGAACTCATCTTCTCGCTGTTCGCCGCCGACATGGTCGACGAGCTCTCGACGTTCGTCGGCCCCGCCGTCATCGGCGGCTGGAAGGCGCCCACGCTGGCCGACGGCGACGGCTTCGTCGGGGAGTTCCCGGAGCTGTCGCTGCGGGACGTGGAACGCGTCGACGACGGCGTCCTGATCCGCTGGGACGTCCCCTGA
- a CDS encoding Single-stranded DNA binding protein, which yields MSLDDHAEELASDLGVDKEEVKSDLENLVEYSVPVEEAKDSLRRKYGDDSGGGGGPTTKSIAEITTGDSNVTVTGTVLTVGKRSIRYQGSDNVIFEGEIADETGKISYTAWDDFGLQAGQTITAGNAGIREWEGEPELNLGESTTIGLADEDLAVDFPVGGDSGLAELEVGDRGRNVEVTALEVETKTIDGRDGETDILSGILADETTRLPFTDWEPHEAITEGASIRLEDAFVREFRGAPSINVSEFTTVTELDRTVEATDEAPRLAIRDAIESGGLFDAELVGNVIAVRDGSGLIERCPECGRVVQNGQCRTHGAVDGVDDLRIKAILDDGTGTVTAILDDELTEAIYGGDIEDAKAHAREEMDQEAVADDIRETLVGREFRVRGSLSVDEYGANLNARSFDETDDDPASRAGDLLTEVRG from the coding sequence ATGAGCTTAGACGACCATGCCGAGGAGCTCGCCTCCGACCTCGGCGTCGACAAAGAGGAGGTCAAATCGGACCTGGAGAACCTCGTGGAGTACAGCGTCCCCGTCGAGGAGGCCAAAGACAGCCTCCGCCGCAAGTACGGTGACGACTCCGGCGGCGGGGGCGGCCCCACGACGAAGTCCATCGCCGAGATTACCACCGGCGACTCGAACGTGACCGTCACCGGGACTGTCCTCACCGTCGGCAAGCGCTCGATCCGATATCAGGGCAGCGACAACGTCATCTTCGAGGGCGAGATCGCCGACGAGACCGGCAAGATCTCCTACACCGCCTGGGACGACTTCGGTCTCCAGGCCGGCCAGACCATCACCGCCGGCAACGCGGGCATCCGCGAGTGGGAGGGCGAACCGGAACTCAACCTCGGCGAGAGCACGACCATCGGCCTCGCCGACGAGGACCTCGCGGTCGACTTCCCGGTCGGCGGTGATTCCGGTCTCGCAGAGCTCGAAGTTGGCGACCGCGGTCGCAACGTCGAGGTCACCGCTCTGGAGGTCGAGACGAAGACAATCGACGGCCGCGACGGCGAGACCGATATCCTCAGCGGCATCCTCGCCGACGAGACCACGCGGCTGCCCTTCACCGACTGGGAGCCCCACGAGGCGATCACCGAGGGCGCCTCGATCCGCCTGGAAGACGCGTTCGTTCGCGAGTTCCGCGGCGCGCCCTCGATCAACGTCTCGGAGTTCACGACCGTCACCGAACTCGACCGCACGGTCGAGGCGACCGACGAGGCCCCCAGGCTCGCGATCCGTGACGCCATCGAATCGGGCGGCCTGTTCGACGCAGAGCTGGTCGGCAACGTCATCGCGGTGCGTGACGGGTCCGGGCTCATCGAGCGCTGTCCAGAGTGCGGTCGCGTCGTGCAGAACGGGCAGTGTCGGACCCACGGTGCCGTCGACGGCGTCGACGACCTGCGGATCAAGGCCATCCTCGACGACGGCACCGGCACCGTGACCGCGATCCTCGACGACGAACTCACCGAGGCGATCTACGGCGGTGACATCGAGGACGCGAAGGCCCACGCCCGCGAGGAGATGGACCAGGAGGCCGTCGCCGACGACATCCGCGAGACGCTCGTCGGCCGGGAGTTCCGCGTCCGCGGGTCGCTGTCGGTCGACGAGTACGGCGCCAATCTGAACGCCCGCTCGTTCGACGAGACCGACGACGACCCCGCGAGTCGCGCCGGCGACCTGCTGACGGAGGTTCGCGGATGA
- a CDS encoding RPA family protein has product MSGSEDQGGAGRREVAYRLFAAEFDDADFSYSESDEERAPNYVVSPTGGRVNRLFVVGVLTEVEDASEEVLRARIVDPTGAFVVYAGQYQPEAQAFFDQAQAPMFVAVTGKARTFQPDDSDVTYTSIRPENVNEVDAETRDRWTVGTARQTLDRVRTMAGALAREERGDELRAALEAEGVDTGLSAGIPLAIDHYGTTASYLDAVRDTAVQALEVVAGEREEVDPHAASPDAPGGVDPATLATLDVTASVGGGTTDLGGTDEPTTASDDTATAAAGTGESDSDADSVDTDTTTSTAETDTSGPERDESVTADTSTPTAPEGDTEPVESASAEAAETSQSEPAESVESEPEPAESSGVDAEPTATAAGSGAETGAPDAGADSPDAGADAAGADDLDDFDPGEFELDDEEREEIEAEYGTGFTSGNEVDEPGEADIETPDPEELAEAEAETAEQPADTGADAGSTASEPESAADAEPADDAEPAEDVDIEDAVMDAMAEHDDGDGAHADEIVEAVTDRTGAADEAVREAIQDALMGGRCYEPEDDVYKPI; this is encoded by the coding sequence ATGAGCGGATCGGAAGACCAGGGCGGCGCGGGGCGACGCGAGGTCGCCTATCGCCTGTTCGCCGCGGAGTTCGACGACGCCGACTTCTCCTACTCGGAGAGCGACGAGGAGCGCGCCCCGAACTACGTCGTCTCGCCGACGGGCGGCCGCGTCAACCGGCTGTTCGTCGTCGGCGTCCTCACCGAGGTCGAGGACGCCAGCGAGGAGGTGCTCCGCGCACGGATCGTCGACCCGACGGGCGCGTTCGTCGTCTACGCCGGCCAGTACCAGCCCGAGGCCCAGGCCTTCTTCGACCAGGCCCAGGCGCCGATGTTCGTCGCCGTCACCGGGAAGGCCCGCACCTTCCAGCCCGACGACTCGGACGTGACCTACACGTCGATCCGGCCGGAGAACGTCAACGAGGTCGACGCCGAGACACGGGACCGCTGGACGGTCGGCACCGCCCGGCAGACGCTCGACCGCGTGCGGACGATGGCCGGCGCTCTCGCCCGGGAGGAACGGGGCGACGAACTCCGCGCCGCACTGGAGGCCGAGGGCGTCGATACCGGACTGTCCGCGGGCATCCCGCTCGCGATCGACCACTACGGCACGACGGCGTCGTATCTCGACGCGGTGCGCGACACGGCCGTCCAGGCCCTGGAGGTCGTCGCGGGCGAGCGCGAGGAGGTCGACCCCCACGCCGCCTCGCCGGACGCTCCCGGCGGCGTCGACCCGGCGACACTGGCTACCCTCGACGTGACCGCGAGCGTCGGCGGTGGGACTACCGACCTCGGGGGGACCGACGAGCCGACGACCGCGAGCGACGACACCGCGACCGCCGCGGCCGGCACCGGTGAATCGGATTCCGACGCCGACTCCGTCGATACCGACACCACGACTTCGACCGCCGAGACCGATACGTCCGGGCCCGAACGCGACGAGTCCGTGACCGCCGACACGAGCACCCCGACTGCGCCCGAAGGCGACACCGAGCCGGTCGAGTCCGCGTCGGCGGAGGCCGCGGAGACGAGCCAGTCCGAACCCGCGGAGTCGGTTGAATCCGAACCCGAACCCGCGGAGTCGTCGGGCGTCGACGCCGAACCCACCGCGACCGCCGCCGGCAGCGGTGCCGAGACGGGCGCTCCCGACGCCGGCGCCGATTCGCCCGACGCGGGGGCGGACGCCGCGGGCGCGGACGACCTCGACGACTTCGACCCCGGAGAGTTCGAGCTCGACGACGAGGAGCGCGAGGAGATCGAGGCGGAGTACGGGACCGGCTTCACGAGCGGCAACGAGGTCGACGAGCCGGGCGAGGCGGACATCGAGACGCCCGACCCCGAGGAACTGGCCGAAGCCGAAGCGGAAACGGCCGAGCAACCGGCCGACACGGGAGCGGACGCCGGCTCAACCGCGTCCGAACCGGAATCTGCGGCCGACGCCGAACCGGCCGACGACGCCGAACCGGCCGAAGACGTGGACATCGAGGACGCTGTGATGGACGCGATGGCCGAGCACGACGACGGCGACGGCGCGCACGCCGACGAGATCGTCGAGGCGGTGACCGATCGGACCGGCGCCGCAGACGAGGCAGTGCGCGAGGCCATCCAGGACGCGCTGATGGGCGGTCGCTGCTACGAGCCCGAGGACGACGTGTACAAGCCGATCTGA
- a CDS encoding metallophosphoesterase, which translates to MGVEPIPDEPAAVATCGNERALVIADFHAGIEAGLRRDGVELPDHAPDRRESLCALVDRERPDRLVFLGDLGHAIGDPGREEREEVLALFDALPADLSVTLVKGNHDGDTESVLERVDQPVEITPGHGVRLGEVGFAHGHTWPSPDVLGADIVCVAHEHPVVRLEDEVGGARVERVWLRGGLDPAPFREFHDADLDAGGELVVCPGFNDLSGGTWVNVDGQDFLAPFLPDGLVDGEAYLLDGTRLGDYRRV; encoded by the coding sequence ATGGGCGTCGAACCGATTCCCGACGAGCCCGCGGCGGTCGCGACCTGCGGTAACGAGCGCGCGCTCGTGATCGCGGACTTCCACGCCGGCATCGAGGCCGGCCTGCGCCGGGACGGCGTCGAACTCCCCGACCACGCGCCCGACCGCCGCGAGTCGCTGTGTGCGCTCGTCGACCGGGAGCGACCGGACCGCCTCGTCTTCCTCGGCGACCTGGGCCACGCCATCGGCGACCCCGGCCGCGAGGAACGCGAGGAGGTTCTGGCGCTGTTCGACGCACTCCCAGCCGATCTGTCGGTGACGCTCGTCAAGGGTAACCACGACGGCGACACCGAGTCGGTCCTCGAACGGGTCGACCAGCCCGTCGAGATCACGCCCGGCCACGGCGTCCGTCTCGGCGAGGTCGGGTTCGCCCACGGTCACACCTGGCCGAGCCCGGACGTGCTCGGCGCCGATATCGTCTGCGTCGCCCACGAGCACCCGGTCGTCCGCCTCGAAGACGAGGTCGGCGGCGCCCGCGTCGAGCGGGTGTGGCTCCGCGGCGGTCTCGACCCGGCGCCCTTCCGCGAGTTCCACGACGCCGACCTCGACGCCGGCGGCGAACTCGTCGTCTGTCCGGGATTCAACGACCTCTCGGGTGGCACCTGGGTCAACGTCGACGGCCAGGACTTTCTCGCCCCGTTCCTTCCCGACGGGCTGGTCGACGGCGAGGCGTACCTCCTCGACGGCACACGCCTGGGTGACTATCGACGAGTGTGA
- a CDS encoding outer membrane protein assembly factor BamB family protein, giving the protein MASITSRRNVLRAGAGVALCGTVGYLVGGRGGADDGSELGTDRSPRPLSVSGQWRQYRADAANTLAKPDATVLPDSGSVYWRLPAASAPVFDGDTMFLERANGSASVTIAAHSRATGDSIWEGPDRTGTNRSPAVGQYVFSNSGELTGFDAGDGTVRWQEETDAHVGWAPVVDDDRLYLAGRRYDGTPAMVVAVDGETGETVWEVAFREPEADIESGLAVGDAHVFAATTDGRVVALAKSDGERRWVSDAVESVRVPTTVGDGSVFVADESGVVSALSAADGVVRWRRSVAPPSGGFAYGERTLYYAATDGVYALDAGDGRQRWLNDQSDPLAPAVGSDAIYVATGFDDRSLHAVDRTTGDWLWSHTFPRIWEGDVPRGGARYPPVVLDGGLFVTADDGLYAFGPAG; this is encoded by the coding sequence GTGGCGTCTATCACGTCGAGGCGGAACGTCCTCAGAGCGGGGGCCGGCGTCGCGCTCTGCGGGACGGTCGGATACCTGGTCGGAGGTCGAGGGGGAGCGGACGACGGGTCCGAACTCGGGACGGACCGCTCGCCGAGACCGCTGTCGGTCTCCGGCCAGTGGCGCCAGTACCGCGCCGACGCGGCGAACACGCTCGCGAAGCCCGATGCCACGGTCCTGCCCGACTCCGGCTCGGTCTACTGGCGGCTGCCGGCCGCGAGCGCACCGGTGTTCGACGGCGACACGATGTTCCTCGAACGGGCGAACGGGTCCGCGAGCGTCACGATCGCGGCCCATTCGAGAGCGACCGGCGACTCGATCTGGGAGGGGCCTGACCGAACCGGAACGAATCGCTCGCCGGCGGTCGGACAGTACGTCTTCAGTAACAGTGGTGAGCTGACTGGATTCGACGCAGGGGACGGGACCGTCCGCTGGCAGGAGGAGACGGACGCCCACGTCGGCTGGGCGCCGGTCGTCGACGACGACCGGCTGTATCTCGCCGGACGACGCTACGACGGGACACCGGCGATGGTCGTCGCGGTCGACGGCGAGACCGGCGAGACGGTCTGGGAGGTGGCGTTCCGGGAGCCCGAGGCCGATATCGAATCGGGACTCGCGGTCGGCGACGCGCACGTCTTCGCGGCCACGACGGACGGCCGGGTGGTCGCCCTGGCGAAGTCCGACGGGGAGCGACGCTGGGTCTCGGACGCGGTGGAGTCGGTTCGCGTGCCGACGACGGTCGGTGACGGCTCGGTGTTCGTCGCCGACGAATCGGGCGTCGTCAGCGCGCTCTCGGCGGCGGACGGGGTCGTGCGGTGGCGGCGATCCGTCGCCCCGCCGTCGGGCGGCTTCGCCTACGGGGAGCGGACGCTGTACTACGCGGCGACCGACGGCGTGTACGCGCTCGACGCCGGCGACGGACGACAGCGGTGGCTGAACGACCAGTCCGACCCGCTGGCCCCTGCCGTCGGTTCGGACGCGATCTACGTCGCGACCGGATTCGACGACCGCTCGCTGCACGCCGTCGACAGGACGACCGGAGACTGGCTCTGGTCGCATACCTTCCCTCGGATTTGGGAGGGCGACGTACCTCGAGGTGGTGCGCGGTACCCGCCCGTCGTGCTCGACGGTGGACTGTTCGTCACCGCGGACGACGGACTGTACGCGTTCGGACCCGCCGGCTGA
- a CDS encoding glycosyltransferase family protein, protein MTTVALFVRPAEPGTVLEHLVDADAVTAEEAADLYAAMARDVAVAVRASGAELLVNYLPVNADDPTEPATDEAARDAVRSLLAPALDDPDAPRYEVQVGSSLSARVGNTITHLLDREGVQSAAVARPAAAMLQRRIVDSAAMKLRGAEVVLGPATDGRVSYAAFTEPIDFENAFAQPAVETLTDRGRDAGLDVDFLELLPVAETPGGFATLVSQIRARRRADLWVPSRTAAVVEDLGLIASVDDGGLAVGRD, encoded by the coding sequence ATGACCACAGTCGCCCTCTTCGTCCGGCCGGCCGAGCCCGGGACCGTCCTCGAACATCTCGTCGACGCCGATGCAGTGACCGCCGAGGAGGCGGCCGACCTCTACGCGGCGATGGCCCGAGACGTGGCCGTCGCCGTCCGCGCCAGCGGGGCCGAACTGCTCGTCAACTACCTCCCAGTGAACGCCGACGACCCGACCGAACCCGCGACGGACGAGGCGGCGCGCGACGCCGTACGCTCGCTGCTCGCGCCCGCGCTCGACGACCCCGACGCGCCCCGCTACGAGGTGCAGGTCGGTTCGTCGCTGTCGGCCCGCGTCGGCAACACGATCACTCACCTGCTCGACCGCGAAGGCGTCCAGAGCGCCGCCGTCGCGCGGCCCGCGGCCGCGATGCTCCAGCGCCGCATCGTCGACAGCGCCGCGATGAAGCTCCGCGGCGCCGAGGTCGTCCTCGGCCCTGCGACCGACGGCCGGGTCTCCTACGCCGCGTTCACCGAACCGATCGATTTCGAGAACGCCTTCGCCCAGCCGGCCGTCGAGACGCTGACCGACCGCGGCCGCGACGCCGGCCTCGACGTGGACTTCCTGGAGCTGCTCCCCGTCGCCGAGACACCGGGCGGGTTCGCGACGCTGGTGTCGCAGATCCGGGCGCGCCGCCGCGCCGACCTGTGGGTGCCGTCCCGCACCGCAGCGGTCGTCGAGGACCTCGGCCTGATCGCGTCGGTCGACGACGGCGGCCTGGCCGTGGGTCGGGACTGA
- a CDS encoding DUF5804 family protein encodes MTRVCLVGADDVNLRYELLSRETARDALATYDLREPFENTVGLATVSLGAAVALLNDLNWYLVRFVDEAMVLEPSVSETEWLSRDLATAVRDDTVEPDEIDRFCKIYGLEPANVDDSDGGKPDGDDFDGDGPDGTERGGVAEGDDRTDSTGPGRLVEPMYVTRTGGSVPDYDLRDVEETVVERVTKSEFEG; translated from the coding sequence ATGACGCGGGTGTGCCTGGTCGGCGCCGACGACGTGAACCTCCGCTACGAGTTGCTCTCCCGCGAGACGGCTCGCGACGCCCTGGCCACCTACGACCTGCGGGAACCGTTCGAGAACACGGTCGGCCTGGCGACCGTGAGTCTCGGCGCCGCGGTCGCGCTACTGAACGATCTGAACTGGTATCTCGTCCGGTTCGTCGACGAGGCGATGGTGCTCGAACCGAGCGTCAGCGAGACCGAGTGGCTCTCCCGGGACCTCGCCACCGCGGTCCGCGACGACACCGTCGAACCCGACGAGATCGACCGGTTCTGCAAGATCTACGGTCTCGAACCAGCGAATGTCGACGACTCCGACGGTGGTAAGCCCGACGGTGACGACTTCGACGGCGATGGGCCCGACGGAACCGAACGCGGCGGTGTAGCGGAGGGTGACGACCGCACCGACTCCACCGGACCGGGACGCCTCGTCGAACCGATGTACGTCACGCGGACGGGCGGATCCGTCCCCGACTACGACCTCCGGGACGTCGAGGAGACGGTCGTCGAACGCGTGACGAAGTCGGAGTTCGAGGGCTGA
- a CDS encoding tRNA sulfurtransferase — MHPPGADVVVVRHGEIGTKSEHVGTKMERRLRENLDAVLADRGVDAEIEQRRFRLWLHTDDPEGATAAAADTFGVVSASPAVRVDPTIESIREALAEAARQGYDGGAFAVSARRAGVESAHPFSSTDIEREGGSAVWNAAEAAGVDPEVDLDDPDTELFVDCREDDALVFLEKRAGPGGLPLGTQDPVVALLSGGIDSPVAAWELMKRGAPVIPLYVDLGDYGGVDHRARAVSTTETLARYAPTRDVRLRIAPAGDAVADIAEAVDVGRMLVLRRFMFRVAAAVAEERGAVGIVAGESVGQKSSQTTANLAVTSAAVDLPVHRPLLTVDKTEITARADEIGTFHESTIPAGCDRLAPDYPETRGRLGAIREREPAGLSERARAVADRLEVVEGARDGVGDRDPAEGETA; from the coding sequence ATGCATCCGCCGGGCGCCGACGTGGTCGTGGTCCGCCACGGCGAGATCGGGACCAAGAGCGAGCACGTCGGCACGAAGATGGAACGTCGGCTCCGCGAGAACCTCGACGCGGTCCTCGCAGACCGGGGCGTCGACGCCGAGATCGAACAGCGACGCTTCCGCCTGTGGCTCCACACCGACGACCCCGAGGGCGCCACCGCCGCGGCCGCAGACACCTTCGGCGTCGTCTCGGCCAGTCCGGCCGTCCGCGTCGACCCGACCATCGAATCCATCCGCGAGGCCCTCGCCGAGGCCGCCCGCCAGGGCTACGACGGCGGAGCCTTCGCCGTCTCGGCCCGCCGCGCGGGCGTGGAGTCCGCCCATCCGTTCTCGAGCACCGACATCGAGCGAGAGGGCGGCAGCGCCGTCTGGAACGCTGCCGAGGCGGCGGGGGTCGACCCCGAGGTCGACCTCGACGACCCCGACACCGAACTGTTCGTCGACTGTCGCGAGGACGACGCCCTGGTCTTTCTGGAGAAGCGAGCGGGGCCGGGCGGGCTCCCGCTGGGCACGCAGGACCCCGTCGTCGCGCTGCTGAGCGGCGGGATCGACTCCCCCGTCGCGGCGTGGGAGCTGATGAAACGCGGTGCGCCCGTGATCCCGCTGTACGTCGACCTGGGCGATTACGGCGGCGTCGACCACCGGGCGCGCGCGGTCTCGACGACCGAGACGCTCGCTCGATACGCCCCGACCCGGGACGTTCGCCTCCGCATCGCACCGGCGGGCGACGCCGTCGCCGATATCGCCGAGGCGGTCGACGTGGGGCGGATGCTCGTCCTTCGCCGGTTCATGTTCCGTGTCGCGGCGGCCGTCGCCGAAGAACGGGGCGCGGTCGGTATCGTCGCCGGCGAGTCCGTCGGCCAGAAGTCGAGTCAGACGACGGCCAACCTCGCGGTCACGAGCGCCGCGGTCGACCTGCCGGTCCACCGACCGCTGTTGACCGTCGACAAGACCGAGATAACGGCGCGAGCCGACGAGATCGGCACGTTCCACGAGTCGACGATCCCGGCCGGCTGCGACCGCCTCGCGCCGGACTACCCCGAGACCCGGGGTCGACTGGGCGCCATCCGGGAGCGAGAGCCCGCGGGTCTGAGCGAGCGGGCGCGGGCGGTCGCGGACCGCCTGGAAGTCGTCGAGGGCGCACGGGACGGAGTCGGGGACCGAGACCCCGCGGAAGGCGAAACCGCTTAG
- a CDS encoding methionine adenosyltransferase — protein sequence MTDRNISVQPAAGRAVEDQEVEIVERKGLGHPDSICDGIAESVSQALAQTYLDRVGKVLHYNTDETQLVAGNAAPAFGGGEVQEPIYLLIVGRATKEYEGTKIPAETIALEAARDYLQANFPHLDVGTDVIVDVRLGEGSGDLQEVFGEEGTVPMANDTSYGVGHAPLSETEEIVLNVERRLNGEYSDDNPAVGQDVKVMGKREGDHIDVTVAAAAVDAHVDGLEEYRETVAGVREFVGEVAGEYTDREVTVHVNTADDYDDGAIYLTTTGTSAEQGDDGSVGRGNRANGLITPNRPMSMEATSGKNPVNHIGKIYNLLSTEIARSVVAEVDGIRQLQIRLLSQIGSPIDEPHVADATLVTEDGVSVADIEDEVAAAIDEELANVTSITRRVIDGELSTF from the coding sequence ATGACGGACAGAAATATTAGCGTCCAGCCGGCGGCCGGGCGGGCCGTCGAGGACCAGGAAGTCGAGATCGTCGAGCGGAAGGGGCTCGGCCATCCCGACTCGATCTGCGACGGCATCGCCGAGAGCGTCTCCCAGGCGCTGGCCCAGACCTACCTCGACCGCGTCGGGAAGGTGCTCCACTACAACACCGACGAGACGCAACTGGTCGCGGGCAACGCCGCGCCCGCGTTCGGCGGCGGCGAGGTACAGGAACCCATCTATCTGCTCATCGTCGGCCGCGCGACCAAGGAGTACGAGGGGACCAAGATCCCCGCCGAGACCATCGCGCTGGAGGCCGCCCGCGACTACCTCCAGGCGAACTTCCCGCATCTCGACGTGGGCACGGACGTGATCGTCGACGTGCGCCTCGGCGAGGGCAGCGGTGACTTGCAAGAGGTGTTCGGCGAGGAGGGCACGGTTCCGATGGCCAACGACACGAGCTACGGCGTCGGCCACGCCCCGCTCTCGGAGACCGAGGAGATCGTCCTGAACGTCGAGCGCCGGCTCAACGGCGAGTACAGCGACGACAACCCCGCCGTCGGCCAGGACGTCAAGGTGATGGGCAAGCGCGAGGGCGACCACATCGACGTGACCGTCGCCGCGGCCGCCGTCGACGCCCACGTCGACGGCCTCGAGGAGTACCGCGAGACGGTCGCGGGCGTCCGCGAGTTCGTCGGCGAGGTCGCCGGCGAGTACACCGACCGCGAGGTGACGGTCCACGTCAACACCGCCGACGACTACGACGACGGCGCCATCTATCTCACCACGACCGGCACCTCAGCCGAACAGGGCGACGACGGGTCGGTCGGCCGGGGCAACCGCGCCAACGGCCTCATCACGCCCAACCGCCCGATGAGCATGGAGGCCACCAGCGGGAAGAACCCCGTCAACCACATCGGAAAGATATACAACCTGCTCTCGACTGAGATCGCCCGGTCGGTCGTCGCCGAGGTCGACGGCATCCGCCAGCTCCAGATCCGCCTGCTCAGCCAGATCGGGAGCCCCATCGACGAGCCTCACGTCGCCGACGCGACACTCGTCACCGAGGACGGCGTCTCCGTCGCCGACATCGAGGACGAGGTCGCGGCCGCCATCGACGAGGAACTCGCGAACGTGACTTCGATTACCCGTCGCGTCATCGACGGCGAACTCTCGACGTTCTGA